The Streptomyces griseiscabiei genomic sequence GCGCAGCGTGGCGGGGTCCTCGACGCGGCGCATCCCGCGTCCGCCGCCGCCCGCGACGGCCTTGACGAAGACGGGGAAGCCGATGTCGTCGGCGGCGCGCACCAGCTCGTCCACGTCGGTGGAGGGCTCGGAGGAGCCGAGGACGGGTACGCCGGCGGCGCGGGCGGCGGCCACCGCGCGGGCCTTGTTGCCGGTCAGCTCCAGGATGTGGGCGCTGGGGCCGACGAAGGTGATGCCGGCCTCCTCGCACGCGCGGGCCAGCTCGGGGTTCTCGGACAGGAACCCGTAGCCCGGGTAGACGGCGTCGGCGCCCGCCAGCCGGGCGGCGCGCATGATCTCCTCGACGGAGAGATACGCCCGCACGGGGTGACCGGGTTCGCCGATCTCGTAGGCCTCGTCGGCCTTGAGCCGGTGCAGCGAGTTGCGGTCCTCGTGGGGGAAGACGGCGACCGTCCGCGCGCCCACTTCATAGCCTGCGCGGAACGCGCGGATCGCGATCTCGCCACGGTTGGCGACCAGTACCTTGCGGAGCATCCCTGATCCCTTCGAGCTGCCATGAGGACACCATGGTCCCGGTCATGATGCCGCCGCATCACGAGAATCGTGTCACTGAGTGCCATGTGAGCCCCGTCACTTCTCACGGCAGACCGCACGACTTGCAGACATTCCACCCGGTCGGCACGCCTGTGGACGGACGCGCCCCGACTGATCCACTGCCGAAGTGACCCTCAGTGCCACACGAGTCGTCGCTCCGCGCCCCCGAGGGCCCCCGGCTCCCTCAACTCCCCACCGCGAACTGGCTGCCCGTCTTCTCACCGTCGTCGGTCCGGGCCGCCGCGACGCAGCGGAAGACCCGGAGGCCGTCGGCCCACTCGGCCGCGCTCGGCGGAATGATGTCGACGCTCCACTCCTCGGCGACCCGGCCCCCCTCGGGGGTCATCGACGCGGACATGACCATCTGGGAGCAGAGGGCCTTCACATCGGGGTGCTTGATCAGGTCGCGGGCGTTGTTGGTCTGGCCGTCCTTCGGCAGCGGGGCGATGGCGAAGGTCTCCCACACATGCTTGGCCTGGCAGTCGGCGCGGCTGACCGTGACGATGCCGGAGATGTCGACGATCCCGCTCCAGCACTCGGGGCTCTCGACACAGCGACCGCCGACACCGGCGACGCCCGTCGCGGCGCAGTCCTCGGTCGTGGTCGCCACCCCGAAGTCCGACGCGCCGCCCTCGGCGTCGTCAGCGGTGGCAGTGGCCCCGGTGGAGGGCGAGGAGTTCCCTTCCCCGTCGTCGCCCCCGCCGCCCTGGTAGACCACCACGGAGACCGACAGGCTCACGGACACGGCCACCGCCGCCAGCCCGATGACGAGGGGGCGCCGCAGCCGCCCGCCCTTCCGCCCGCCGTCACCGTCGCCGCCCCGGCCGGGAACGACGGTCGTACCCCCCGCCCCGCCCGATCCGCCCGGCCCGGGGACCACGGTCGCCCCTCCCCCGCCCGTCGGCCCGTCCCGGTACGGCGGCGGCATCGTCGTGGGCGGCGCGACCCCGTACGGCGGCATCGTCGTGGGCGGCCCGCCCCGGTACGCCGGAGTCGTCGTCATGGCGGGCGCCGGGCCGAAGCCGCCCCCGCCTCCCAGGTCCACGGTGTCGAGGTCGACGGCGGCGAGCGCGTCGCGGAACGCGCCCGCGTCGGACAGCCGGTGGGCGGGGTCGGCGGCGAGGGCGTACCGGAGCGCCGCGTTGAGGGCGGGCGGCAGTGCGGGGAGGTCGGCGTACGGCCAGGTGTGGCGGACGATCAGCTCGGCGAGGCTGAGCTGGGTGCCGTCCTCCGGGTAGTGCGGCGGGCGTCCGCACAGCAGGGCGTGGACGGTCGCGGCGAGGGAGTACACGTCGCCGGCCGGGCTGGGGTCGGCCATGTGGAAGGCCTCGGGCGGTGCGTACGCGGGGGTCAACGCCTCCCGGGTCACGGAGAGTTCGCGGCCCGGCCGGGGCATGGCGGCGAGACCGAAGTCGGTGAGGGCGATGCCGCCGTACCGGTTGACCATGACGTTGCCGGGCTTGATGTCGCGGTGCAGCACCCCGGCGGCGTGGGCGGCGGCCACCGCGTCGGCGAGGCCCACCCCGATGTCGCGCGCCTCCTTGACCGGGAGGGCGCCCTGCCGGTTCAGCCGGTCGCCGAGGGAGCCGCCGGGGCACAGCTCCAGCACCATGTAGGGCCGGTTGTCGGCGAGGACGCCGGCGTCGTAGACCGGGACCACGTGGGGATGGCCGGAGAGCTGTCCGGCGGCCGTGACCTCGCGCAGGAAGCGCTGGCGGTCGCGGGGTGTGGTGAGCACCCTGCTGTCCACCTTCAGCGCGACCTCCCGGCCGACGGCCAGCTGCCGCGCCCGGTACACGGTGGCGAATCCGCCCTGGCCCAGGACTTCCTGGATCTCGTAACCGGGCAGTTCCGTTCTTTCGGGCCCCATCGGTCTGCCGTACCCCCAGCGCACAGCCCCGGTCAGGATGTCCGACCGAGGTGAGGCGAGACTTTAGCCGAGCCCGATGACCCTCCCGTCGGTTAAATCGTTTCATTTCCGCTGGACTCCATCGCATCCGACCTATTGACCGGATTAGACGCGGAACCCTAACCTCCGGGCCATCACATTGAAACCTTTCACCACTCCGGCCCCAGCGAGCACACCGCTCCCATCGAATCGAACCGAAGGTGCACCATGGCACGGGACTTCTCACGGCGAAGACTTCTCCAGCTCGGCGGCACCGTGGCCGCCTCCGTCGTGCTGACCGGGCCCCGGGCCGTCGCCGCCCCCGGCTCGGTGGCTTCGGCCGCAGCCGCCGAGGCGGCGCTCGTGCCGACCGGGATGCTCACGGATCTGCTTCCGCGGGCACTCGCCACCACCGCCGGGCGGAACCCCCGTTTCAGCTGGCAGGTGCCGGACTTCCGCGAGGGCACGGTGCAGCGCGCCTACCAGCTGCAGGTGGCGACCACCCCGGGCGGTTTCGAGGACGACGACCTGCTGCTGTGGGACTCCGGCAAGCAGGACTCCGTCGAGTCCACGGCCGTACCGTACGGCGGACCGGCGCTTAAGCCCCGTACGGCCTACTGGTGGCGGGTCCGGAACTGGTGCAACAAGCGCTCGGAATGGTCGGCGCCCGTCCTCCTGGCCACGTCGGTCGAGGACGAGTGGGAGGCGAAGCCGATCTGGGCGCCGGCCGGGCCGGTGATGACCGACGGCACCCTCACCGTCCGTGTGAAGATCACCGCCGTGGCCGCCGGGGTGTGGTTCCGGGCCACGAACACCGCCAACAACTACATGTGGCAGCTGCGCGCGGGCACCACCGGGGTGCTGCGCAAGCACGTCTGTGTGAACGGCACGTACACCGTGCTCGCCGAGGTACGGCTGCCGTTCGCGGTCACCGCCGGGGAGTGGGTGGACCTGAGCGTCACCATGACCGGCCCGACCTTCACCACCACCGTGAACGGCACCGTCGTCGACACCACCACCGACAGCCGCTACGCCTCCGGCAACATCGGGCTGCGCAACGGCGGCACCGAGTCCCAGACCTACGACCGGGTCACCTTCACGGCCGCCGACGGCACGGTCCTCCTCGACGACGACTTCGCCTCCGACAAGGGCACCTTCGCCACCGGCACGGTCTCCGGCGGCGTCCTCACCTTCCCCACCGGCGCCTCCTCGCTCTCGTCCTACGGGGCCGACGACACCTGGGCGCTACTGCGCCACGAGTACGACACGAAGTCCGGCAAGGAGATAGCCGCGGCGGTGCTCTACGTCGCGGCCACCTCGCCCGATCCGGCCCGGCAGTACGTCGCGAAGGTGTGGAGCAACGGCACGACCGTCGGCTACGCCTCCGTCCGCTCCGGCACCGGCACCGCCTACCAGGCCTTCGACGTGACCTCCACCCTGCGGTCCGACGGGAAGCCCAACGCGCTGGCCGCGCTGTGCTGGACGACCTCACAGCAGAAGTTCCTGGCCCAGCTGGAGATCACGTACGCCGACGGCAGCAGGTCGACGGTCGCCTCCGGGGACCACTGGAAGGCGCGCCGCCAGGGCGGGCTGCTGCCGTCCAAGGGCAGTGCGGGCAGCAGTTACTTCACCGTGCCGCAGGAGTACTGGGACCTGCGCCGCGAGCCCGTGGGCTGGACGAAGCCCGGCTTCGACGACGGCGACTGGCCGAAGCCGGCGGTCCGTACGGCGATCGACGGGCTCGTGCCCGCGCCGATCGAGGCGGTACGGCCGCACGACGTCACCCCGGCCTCCGTCACCGAGGTCGCCGACGGGCGCTGGCTGGTCGACCTCGGCCGGGAGATCGTCGGCGGGCTGGCCCTGGAGATCACGGGCAGCGCGGGCGACACCGTCGAGGTGCGGCTCGGCGAGGAGCTGAACACGGACGGCACGGTCAAGTACCAGCTGCGCGCCACCAACACCTACCGCGAGGTGTGGACCCTGCGCGACGGCGAGCAGCGCTTCGAGCACTGGGGCTACCGGGGCTTCCGCTGGGCCGAACTGCGCACCACGCTCGACCTGTCGGAGGCGGTCGTCACCGGCCGCGCCTGGAAACTCGACTGGGACGGCTCGGACGCCTCGTTCCGCAGCTCGGACGCCGACCTGGACCGGGTCTGGGAGCTGTGCCGCTACTCCATCGAGGCCACCCGCGGCGACCTCTACACGGACACCCCCACCCGCGAGCGCGGCCCGTACGAGGGCGACGCGCTGATCAACCAGCTCTCCGAGTACGGCGTCCAGCGCTCCTACGCCCTCGCCCGCTTCTCCAACGACTATCTGGTCCGCAAGGGCACCTGGCCCACCGAGTACCGGCTGATGTGCGCGATCTCCGCGTGGGAGGACTACCTCGCCACCGGCGACGACCGGCAACTCGCCAAGGACTACGACCTGTTGACGGCGAAGAACCTCACCTCGTACCTGGACTCCGCCGGGCTGGTCCGCAAGGCGCCCGGCAACACCAGCCAGGACCTCGGCGATCTGGTCGACTGGCCCGCCGCCAGCCGGGACGGCTACGTGTTCACCAACGTCAACACGGTCGTCAACGCCTTCCAGTACGCGGCGTTCCAGGCCCTCGCCGAGTGCGCGGCGGCCCTCGGCAAGGACGCCGACGCGACCGCTCTGCGCGGCCGGGCGGACACCCTCGCCGCGTCCATGCGCGCCACTCTGCTCGACAGTGCGGGCGGGCGGTTCCTCGACGGCGTCGGCACCACACACAGCGCCCAGCACGCCACCGCCTTCCCGGTGGCGCTCGGCCTCGCGGACACGCTGGACACGGCGGTGCAGGCCAGGCTGGGCGACACCCTGGCCGCGGGCGGTATGAGGATGAGCGTGTACGGCTCCCAGTTCCTGCTGGACGCGCTGTTCCGGCTCGGCCGCTCCGACGCCGCCCTCGCCCTGCTCACCTCCACGGCCACCAACTCGTGGCTGCACATGCTGGACGCGCTCAAGGCGACCATCGTCACCGAGGCGTGGGACCCCGCGCTGAAGTCCAACATGACGCTCTCCCACGCCTGGGCCTCCGCGCCGGCCAACGTGGTGGCCCGGCACATCCTCGGTGTCCAGGTCAGCGAGCCCGGAGCCGCCGGGTTCCGGATCCGGCCCAGGACCGGGTCGCTGACCGAGGTCGACGGCACGGTGCCCTCGCTGCGGGGGCCGGTGTCGGTGCAGGTGCGCCGCTCCGCGGACACGCACACCACCCTGGTGACCCTGCCGCCCAACTCCCGTGCCGTGCTGGAGGTGGAGATCGGGGACGCCTCCCCGAAGGCGTACCGGGTGACGGCGTCCACACCGCGCGGGGAGGGCAGCGCGAAGGTCGAGTCGTACACCGACCCCACGGGCACGGTGCTGCGGATCGGACAGATCGGCTCCGGTACCACGGAGGTGCGACGCAAGACCACTTGAGCCCTTCCCTGACACGGAAGTGACCGATACCCGTAACGCGGGGCC encodes the following:
- a CDS encoding serine/threonine-protein kinase codes for the protein MGPERTELPGYEIQEVLGQGGFATVYRARQLAVGREVALKVDSRVLTTPRDRQRFLREVTAAGQLSGHPHVVPVYDAGVLADNRPYMVLELCPGGSLGDRLNRQGALPVKEARDIGVGLADAVAAAHAAGVLHRDIKPGNVMVNRYGGIALTDFGLAAMPRPGRELSVTREALTPAYAPPEAFHMADPSPAGDVYSLAATVHALLCGRPPHYPEDGTQLSLAELIVRHTWPYADLPALPPALNAALRYALAADPAHRLSDAGAFRDALAAVDLDTVDLGGGGGFGPAPAMTTTPAYRGGPPTTMPPYGVAPPTTMPPPYRDGPTGGGGATVVPGPGGSGGAGGTTVVPGRGGDGDGGRKGGRLRRPLVIGLAAVAVSVSLSVSVVVYQGGGGDDGEGNSSPSTGATATADDAEGGASDFGVATTTEDCAATGVAGVGGRCVESPECWSGIVDISGIVTVSRADCQAKHVWETFAIAPLPKDGQTNNARDLIKHPDVKALCSQMVMSASMTPEGGRVAEEWSVDIIPPSAAEWADGLRVFRCVAAARTDDGEKTGSQFAVGS
- a CDS encoding family 78 glycoside hydrolase catalytic domain — translated: MARDFSRRRLLQLGGTVAASVVLTGPRAVAAPGSVASAAAAEAALVPTGMLTDLLPRALATTAGRNPRFSWQVPDFREGTVQRAYQLQVATTPGGFEDDDLLLWDSGKQDSVESTAVPYGGPALKPRTAYWWRVRNWCNKRSEWSAPVLLATSVEDEWEAKPIWAPAGPVMTDGTLTVRVKITAVAAGVWFRATNTANNYMWQLRAGTTGVLRKHVCVNGTYTVLAEVRLPFAVTAGEWVDLSVTMTGPTFTTTVNGTVVDTTTDSRYASGNIGLRNGGTESQTYDRVTFTAADGTVLLDDDFASDKGTFATGTVSGGVLTFPTGASSLSSYGADDTWALLRHEYDTKSGKEIAAAVLYVAATSPDPARQYVAKVWSNGTTVGYASVRSGTGTAYQAFDVTSTLRSDGKPNALAALCWTTSQQKFLAQLEITYADGSRSTVASGDHWKARRQGGLLPSKGSAGSSYFTVPQEYWDLRREPVGWTKPGFDDGDWPKPAVRTAIDGLVPAPIEAVRPHDVTPASVTEVADGRWLVDLGREIVGGLALEITGSAGDTVEVRLGEELNTDGTVKYQLRATNTYREVWTLRDGEQRFEHWGYRGFRWAELRTTLDLSEAVVTGRAWKLDWDGSDASFRSSDADLDRVWELCRYSIEATRGDLYTDTPTRERGPYEGDALINQLSEYGVQRSYALARFSNDYLVRKGTWPTEYRLMCAISAWEDYLATGDDRQLAKDYDLLTAKNLTSYLDSAGLVRKAPGNTSQDLGDLVDWPAASRDGYVFTNVNTVVNAFQYAAFQALAECAAALGKDADATALRGRADTLAASMRATLLDSAGGRFLDGVGTTHSAQHATAFPVALGLADTLDTAVQARLGDTLAAGGMRMSVYGSQFLLDALFRLGRSDAALALLTSTATNSWLHMLDALKATIVTEAWDPALKSNMTLSHAWASAPANVVARHILGVQVSEPGAAGFRIRPRTGSLTEVDGTVPSLRGPVSVQVRRSADTHTTLVTLPPNSRAVLEVEIGDASPKAYRVTASTPRGEGSAKVESYTDPTGTVLRIGQIGSGTTEVRRKTT